The genomic interval CGTAAAAACAACTCTTGGGTGGATAAAAAATCAGAACAAGTAAACGTAATGAACTTTCACAATACCAAAATATAACCATCAAACAATTTCGCATAAATATATATCACTGGAGCACAAAAACATATTGTGACCAAGCCACATTTATACCGTGCAAATTTTCTACCATAAGGTGCTATCAAAGTTTCACTAGCTTTCCTCATCTAAAAAGTATAGTTATTCCAATCAAAGTTCCAACTTAAAGCTATCACAGGAAATTATGATAATCAAAGCTTCATTTTTATCCATCAAATCTCACATAGTAATACATATTCATAGGCATGTAATCAACTCCACATGCAatcatttcaagaaaaaaaggataaagagaaacacagttttaaaaaaattatgatcaaTAATCTTTTGTGCTAGCATCACTAACGATGTGTTTGCTTTTGGGGGTGGTACTATAGTCACAGATGGATTAGAGGTGTCACCCTCGTTTGCTTCAagggggagggggggggggggggtagaAAGGGAAAGTTGGGTGAGTTTTTGTACCTCTCATTGGTGAAGAGAAAGTTGAAGGGGAGAAGAGAAAGCCACATGGACTTCTACAACTTACATTTTTACCctcaatatataataaaagataattaaaatcatttttttaattctatttcaAATTAATGGTACAAACCcaagtaaataataataataataataatataaactattattaatactaataatataaatattaaaataataatagtatttaaaattaatttataaaataataataaaactataaataataatattaactaaaataattttttaaaataatgataataaatgtaaatcaaacaaatttaataaattattataatattattactatttttttatattaaatataaataatgttattaataataaaaataaaaataattatttatataaaaataaatttatataataatagataatattaataatctaaaatacttaattaatttttatatattaaatgaatttttaaattttaattttttttcaatcacACTCATCatattatgtataatttttttatgacaaaATTTTATGTTCTAAAAGGgacttgtatttttttatatttcatattttattatttaaatattttaaagactagggtaaatttgtaaacttatatttttacatatttaaaaaaatttaaaattttatcacaaccatcacatcactcacaaacttcaataaattttgCTCACATATCCCAATCCAAACATTctcaactttcttctcaaatcctcacactcccacaccctcaactttccattcccccacaccctctaatccaaacataGCATAAGACATAATTTTATCTTGAAAAAGCTTAATGACTTATTTATAAACTTAGAGAGAATatagagaaaatatattttagagagatgataatttttaagaaataaagttaaaaaaaatatttgttttctatttataaactttttaacttaactaataaataaaatatacatacatTTAAACACTTTTGATCTTTCACAAATTTAACTTGATCTATACATTATGTTCTCTtcagttattttatatttactaaCTAATTTATAAGTTAGTTTCTAACACTTTTAAGGCTGATAAACACTTTTATTGGCTCATAACTTATAAGTTAACAatttattagttataaatttcCTAGTTAGAAATTTATACCTATAAACGAGTTTATCAACTAGTTTTGCCaaacacaatatataataaaatcaactttatttgttggaaataaaaatttgtaatttgtcaattttttttgaaaagtattctatatatatatatataaagcataaataaacaatttaagaaaaaaaaattatttgttggaAATAAAAGATTgtaatttgttaatttttttttgaaaagtatTCGCAAAggaaaatatatgttttaaataGTTGCGAATTAACCTCTCTtaattaaaatactattttaaccTGTTTTATTCTCTAGAAAGTTATCACAATACCCTGACCTGGGCAGATGCATCcccaattttataaaattataaggaAATATACGGTTTTTTTAAAGTTTGCACCCCGCAAAGTTATATATTCACCCAATAATTAAGTGATGGACTCAATGTTAAACAAGCGTGCACAGttatttagatttattttttgtttctccCTCATTAATTTGATTGGGTTGTCGTGGCCAGAAAACTTTAATATGGAATAGTAGAGCAAAAAGTCAAACAAGgcattatttcaatttttaaatcaaAGAGATTAgaattaaatgaaatataaattacttaaaatgATTTCTCGTTACTAAATACGTTATAGCAATCTGAAAAAGTCTTACCAGCATGTTGGTAAAAGCACTCATGCAAGTTAAACAAATATTGTGTTGGCTTGGCAGAGAGATATACGATTGCAATACGTTTTCACGGCATATTTTTTACAGTGAACAATTGCACTACTCATTGACATAGAAAGCACACTATGCAATTTCAAAAGATGTTGTTTTAACATTATGTTGGCTGAAGCCTGTTCTATTAGCAATAACAGTTAGCAGTTAAGTTTTTTTAACAAAGAAACTGTCAAATGGCACCTGGTTGCACTTAGTGAACTTTTCATAAGGCGATGAAGGAATTGGATTGTGCAAAATTGCTATAAAATCAGTTTTGTTAAATTGTGCTTATGAAAAAAACCAAGGGATTTTTTTGCCTGCTTTTCATTAACTCTATTGAGGGACAAAACCTTCAGGCAGAAGATTTTTAGCTGGTGGGAGCATAGCAACAGCTCCTTTCTGAGGATCAGAATACTTTCTGTACACTACCTTCAGCTCTTCATTCCCAACCATGGAGTGGAAACTCACCAATAATCTAGCACATTCCCTGTTTGCAACCAACAAAgctaaatataattaaaattaaagaaacaaTGATCATGATGAATAACACAATCCAAACAAAATTGGCATGTCCAATTTATGTTCACATACATAAGTTGTTCTAGTGAATAACCCGTGTGCAGCTCAAGTGTCTCGTTCCAAAGGGGAATCTTATTCAGAGTGCATCTAGCTGCAAAGACTGCTGAGGCAGCAACCATTGATGGGCAATACATTACGGTGGCATAGTGCACCAATCCCAACTCAGACAGAAAATGAGCCATGTTTTCCAACTAAAAATTCAGACATTGAGAAAGAAATTCAAACAAGATAGAAATTCAATAATTTAAGAGATTTAAAAAAAGATAAGTTCGCCTTGGATTCTAAATCCTAAACTCTAAAGAAAGAATCAATTTAAGAGATTTGATAAATTTAAAAGGCcagacacacacacacactcacTCACCTCCTGATCTGGGACTGTTGCCTTGATAAAACGAATCAGAAAAACAAGAGATGTTGGGACTGTCAAAGTCCATTCCAGATTACCTAGTATTGTTTTCTCCATGACCAGTATCTGTTCATGAGTGTAAGTTGTAAGGCAGACAAAATCCTCAACCTGCAGTTGAAGAAAAATGTTATTCCCTTTACATTTATGGAAAAGGTCAATACATCAAAATGTAGTAACAAATGTATACGTACACACACATACAAACATATACCTGAGGGGGCCAGATTTCTTCATACTTGGATGCCATCAGCATGGCACTGATGCCAACCAATTGCAGTTCCCTACAACTTGGAATACTCTTAACTGACAGGAACCGATCAATTATATTGATTGTCAAGTAAAGGGTCTCAAGTGAAAGGTAAAATTTGGTGTTGACATCTATCAGCCAATTAACTAATATAGCTCTCGACCTCTCCTTTATCTCAGGTTGTGAGTCTATGTAGTCATGAGGGCGGTTCTCATTCTTCATGTATCAAATGCACGTTTACATATTAGAATGATCACACATCAAACAGAGCATGCAAAATGGATCAAGGAAATCACGTTTGTTACCTCAAAAAGCTTATAGAACCTGTAAAGGTCATCAATATACTCCACAGCAGCAAGCTCATTGTCGACATCACCAGCATCAATGTCAATAATCTGCTCCTTCGGTTTGTTAGTTATGCCGCACGCTGCCTGTTATAGTTTCACAAAAGCttcttgtaaaaaaaaaaaagaggtatAGTGGCCTTCTTGTACATATAGCAAGGTT from Phaseolus vulgaris cultivar G19833 chromosome 1, P. vulgaris v2.0, whole genome shotgun sequence carries:
- the LOC137813909 gene encoding G2/mitotic-specific cyclin S13-7-like isoform X2, whose amino-acid sequence is MASRITVKQQGTDEAVVEGGKQQKKKGVANGRNRKALGDIGNLANVGEVEVKPNRPITRSFGALLLANAQAEAAAAADKNKKNKVSANVAGPPPVSNAVAVTKRVVHKRCQKKVAVKPKPKKAIDKEAIPDEEIQKEKKREGDDNSKKTHAFTSVLTARSKAACGITNKPKEQIIDIDAGDVDNELAAVEYIDDLYRFYKLFENENRPHDYIDSQPEIKERSRAILVNWLIDVNTKFYLSLETLYLTINIIDRFLSVKSIPSCRELQLVGISAMLMASKYEEIWPPQVEDFVCLTTYTHEQILVMEKTILGNLEWTLTVPTSLVFLIRFIKATVPDQELENMAHFLSELGLVHYATVMYCPSMVAASAVFAARCTLNKIPLWNETLELHTGYSLEQLMECARLLVSFHSMVGNEELKVVYRKYSDPQKGAVAMLPPAKNLLPEGFVPQ
- the LOC137813909 gene encoding G2/mitotic-specific cyclin S13-7-like isoform X1, giving the protein MASRITVKQQGTDEAVVEGGKQQKKKGVANGRNRKALGDIGNLANVGEVEVKPNRPITRSFGALLLANAQAEAAAAADKNKKNKKQVSANVAGPPPVSNAVAVTKRVVHKRCQKKVAVKPKPKKAIDKEAIPDEEIQKEKKREGDDNSKKTHAFTSVLTARSKAACGITNKPKEQIIDIDAGDVDNELAAVEYIDDLYRFYKLFENENRPHDYIDSQPEIKERSRAILVNWLIDVNTKFYLSLETLYLTINIIDRFLSVKSIPSCRELQLVGISAMLMASKYEEIWPPQVEDFVCLTTYTHEQILVMEKTILGNLEWTLTVPTSLVFLIRFIKATVPDQELENMAHFLSELGLVHYATVMYCPSMVAASAVFAARCTLNKIPLWNETLELHTGYSLEQLMECARLLVSFHSMVGNEELKVVYRKYSDPQKGAVAMLPPAKNLLPEGFVPQ